TTTGCAGTAATCAATGTTGATAATGTAACGGTAAACTACTTGTTTGGGGAAAGCCAGTGGCCGCTGATTCTAGTGATTTTAGGATCAGTCCTTATGGGAGGAATGATTGTCGGGTCTGTGGGCCTTGTCCGTATTTACTCACTTCAAAGGAAAGTGAAAATACTAAAAAAGGAAAATGAAAAGCTGCATGCGGGACATGCGGTAAAGGATAATGCCAATAATGAAGAGTTTGAAAAAGAGCTGGATAGGGATA
This window of the Cytobacillus pseudoceanisediminis genome carries:
- a CDS encoding LapA family protein, which gives rise to MKFQWALLFGFLFALIVAVFAVINVDNVTVNYLFGESQWPLILVILGSVLMGGMIVGSVGLVRIYSLQRKVKILKKENEKLHAGHAVKDNANNEEFEKELDRDIH